The following proteins are encoded in a genomic region of Polyangiaceae bacterium:
- a CDS encoding (deoxy)nucleoside triphosphate pyrophosphohydrolase: MNSPRTIRVVAAVIDQDGKYLITQRRPTALLPLLWEFPGGRVEDGETDANALKREVFHRLGVEVVPGQLISFVSHPYERYVVDLYLYECRIMSGELAPLAVNAFKWVTSAEFDQYPFTPADEASMSKLLGVG, translated from the coding sequence ATGAACTCGCCGCGCACGATTCGCGTCGTCGCTGCCGTCATTGATCAAGACGGCAAGTACCTCATTACACAACGTCGTCCTACAGCCCTACTGCCGCTCTTGTGGGAGTTTCCTGGGGGACGTGTCGAAGATGGCGAAACGGATGCCAACGCGTTGAAACGTGAAGTGTTCCATCGCCTCGGGGTCGAAGTCGTACCGGGGCAACTCATTTCGTTCGTGAGCCATCCGTACGAACGATACGTCGTGGACCTCTATCTCTACGAGTGTCGCATTATGTCCGGCGAGCTTGCGCCTCTCGCCGTCAACGCATTCAAGTGGGTGACGAGTGCCGAGTTCGATCAGTACCCGTTCACGCCTGCGGATGAAGCGAGCATGAGCAAGCTTCTGGGCGTCGGCTGA
- a CDS encoding cytochrome C peroxidase produces MRTNVLILGSMVIAASAFAIGCGGAGNNKGVHAGGVSDQGCGRVRPGVGALPKQVMHQGSTVAIAQHGKRSIAYVADADDGTVHTVDVATGEEIATTSVAGSPSQLIVAADGRVVVALRDRSVVQVLEPTAKAEEPLESLCVVPTPAEPVALATTPDEKTLLVSSGWGAALTAYDAASLARRYEVPLPREPRAVVVSDDGKRAFVTHVVGSRMSVVDLDKRSAVSMNVGGTEEAEFGRRHRLFGSSRSVVERRGCQGYALAKSTELAGRIFAPQVLVDPGRADERSEGYGDSSASAPEVAAVAVIDEDTAEPIAESLSVEQDVRTMAGMRKPRPACLLPRAAVVDGPSRGLFVACMGLDAVVEYDAASADPEHSERRRIPVAAGPTGLAVDTEARRLVVFSQFDRTLHVVPLDGKSETASDDDATGMRVALSRKAKAVTGVDRELGRRLFHATNDPRISRDGRACASCHPDGRDDALTWATPEGPRQTPMLAGRLARTAPYGWLGSTDSVEGHLSQTFARLGGTGLERRELDALIAFATNLDAPVMTNSSTDKVLVDRGRDVFHSAKAGCASCHRESDAFTDRQAYDVKSKADADAAASFDTPSLKFVGGTAPYFHDGRYSTLRALLLDSDGKMGHTKHLAQDDLVALEAYLRSL; encoded by the coding sequence ATGCGAACAAACGTCCTGATATTGGGGTCGATGGTGATTGCTGCTTCGGCATTCGCCATTGGGTGCGGCGGAGCAGGAAACAACAAGGGGGTTCACGCAGGCGGCGTGAGCGACCAAGGATGCGGTCGCGTTCGGCCTGGTGTGGGGGCACTGCCGAAGCAGGTCATGCACCAAGGCTCGACCGTCGCCATCGCTCAACACGGCAAGCGGTCGATTGCATACGTCGCTGATGCCGACGATGGAACGGTACACACGGTCGATGTTGCGACGGGCGAGGAGATCGCCACGACGTCCGTTGCAGGCTCTCCCTCACAACTCATCGTTGCTGCCGACGGTCGCGTGGTCGTTGCTCTTCGCGATCGCAGCGTCGTTCAAGTGCTCGAACCGACTGCCAAAGCCGAAGAGCCGCTCGAGTCGCTTTGTGTCGTTCCCACGCCCGCCGAACCTGTCGCTCTCGCGACGACGCCCGACGAAAAAACGCTCCTCGTTTCGAGCGGTTGGGGCGCCGCACTGACGGCCTACGACGCTGCGAGTTTGGCCCGCAGGTACGAGGTCCCGCTTCCTCGCGAGCCTCGCGCCGTCGTCGTTTCCGACGATGGCAAACGCGCATTCGTCACGCATGTCGTTGGTTCACGAATGAGCGTGGTCGACTTGGACAAACGCTCTGCCGTGTCGATGAACGTCGGTGGAACGGAAGAAGCCGAGTTTGGCCGGCGACACAGACTTTTTGGTAGCAGTCGAAGCGTCGTCGAACGACGAGGCTGTCAGGGATATGCGCTGGCTAAGTCGACCGAGCTCGCAGGACGCATCTTCGCTCCTCAAGTTCTCGTCGACCCGGGTCGTGCGGACGAGCGGTCCGAAGGATATGGCGACAGCAGCGCGAGTGCTCCCGAAGTTGCGGCAGTCGCGGTCATCGACGAAGACACGGCCGAGCCCATCGCAGAGTCGCTGTCGGTCGAGCAAGACGTGCGAACGATGGCGGGCATGCGCAAGCCCCGTCCGGCTTGCCTATTGCCACGTGCCGCCGTGGTCGATGGTCCGTCACGCGGGCTCTTCGTTGCGTGCATGGGTCTCGACGCCGTCGTCGAATACGACGCCGCGTCGGCTGATCCCGAACATTCCGAGCGCCGGCGAATTCCGGTTGCTGCAGGACCAACCGGTCTCGCCGTGGATACCGAAGCACGGCGACTCGTCGTGTTCTCTCAATTCGACCGCACGCTTCATGTCGTTCCGCTCGATGGCAAATCCGAAACGGCGAGCGACGACGACGCGACGGGCATGCGCGTGGCGCTGTCGCGCAAGGCGAAAGCAGTCACAGGCGTCGACCGCGAACTTGGTCGTCGTCTCTTTCACGCCACGAACGACCCGCGCATTTCCCGAGATGGTCGCGCATGCGCAAGTTGCCATCCGGATGGTCGCGACGATGCCCTCACGTGGGCTACGCCCGAGGGACCGCGACAAACTCCGATGCTTGCCGGCCGGCTCGCTCGAACGGCGCCCTACGGTTGGCTCGGGTCGACGGACAGCGTCGAAGGACATCTATCGCAAACGTTTGCCCGCCTCGGTGGAACCGGTCTCGAGCGTCGCGAGCTCGATGCGCTCATCGCGTTCGCAACGAACCTCGACGCACCTGTCATGACAAACTCTTCGACCGACAAGGTTCTCGTGGATCGTGGTCGTGACGTTTTTCATTCAGCCAAGGCCGGGTGCGCGAGCTGCCATCGTGAATCCGATGCTTTCACCGATCGGCAGGCGTACGACGTGAAGAGCAAGGCTGACGCGGACGCGGCGGCATCCTTCGATACGCCTTCGCTCAAGTTCGTTGGTGGCACCGCGCCCTACTTCCACGATGGGCGATACTCGACCCTGCGTGCCCTCTTGCTCGATTCGGACGGCAAAATGGGACACACCAAGCACCTGGCGCAAGATGACCTCGTCGCGCTCGAGGCGTACCTGAGGAGTCTGTGA
- a CDS encoding glutathione S-transferase family protein, with protein sequence MTSAIRVHWALEELGVPYEKVRIDFEAGDQKKPEFLALNPNGKVPLLVAEGEPIFESLAILLYLGERFGVDKGLFPTPSPTRAVAFKWMAWSTVTLGEAVTRYLRNTADRFPAEERNAKAAETAKSDIQAALGILDKELADKPYVLGDSFSLVDVSLAALVPFLARVGIETGAFTNINAWVGRCMSRPALGRAMMG encoded by the coding sequence ATGACGAGCGCGATTCGTGTGCACTGGGCGCTCGAAGAGCTCGGCGTTCCCTATGAAAAAGTGCGCATCGATTTCGAAGCCGGTGATCAGAAGAAGCCCGAGTTTCTAGCGCTCAATCCAAACGGAAAAGTTCCGCTTCTCGTTGCCGAGGGCGAACCCATCTTCGAATCGCTCGCGATCCTGCTGTACCTCGGCGAGCGGTTTGGCGTGGACAAGGGCCTCTTTCCTACGCCGAGTCCTACGCGAGCCGTCGCGTTCAAGTGGATGGCATGGAGCACCGTCACGCTGGGCGAGGCAGTGACGCGATATCTGCGCAACACCGCCGATCGTTTTCCCGCAGAAGAACGCAACGCCAAGGCTGCCGAAACGGCGAAGAGTGACATTCAAGCGGCGCTCGGCATCCTCGACAAAGAGCTCGCTGACAAACCCTACGTGCTCGGCGATTCGTTCTCGCTCGTTGATGTTTCCCTCGCTGCGCTCGTCCCCTTCCTGGCGCGCGTCGGAATCGAGACTGGCGCCTTCACGAACATCAATGCGTGGGTTGGTCGATGTATGAGCCGTCCCGCGCTCGGGCGAGCGATGATGGGCTGA
- a CDS encoding iron ABC transporter permease: protein MSWRHRRLIRRPIAFATLLLVVTVVLALATGTESISLERAFGEDGLDRTILVDVRLPRVALAALAGAGLSAVGAAFQALLRNPLAEPYILGVSGGAAFGATTAIALGLGTATLLGAALLPVASFVGGLVATSLVYGIARNARGGTSSTSILLAGVMVNSIAASLITFQKALVPPSRAQQLLRWLVGFVDLPHLPSLLAGTVYVALGCAVLLHDAARLNVLSLGDETAGTLGVDVRRLERRIFFASSFVVGAIVSMTGLIGFVGLVVPHAVRRLIGYDQRRVMPVSMLGGAVMVVGCDLVARLAFRTLGTEPPVGAVTALIGGPTFLVLLRRNAG from the coding sequence ATCTCGTGGAGGCACCGACGTTTGATTCGACGTCCGATCGCCTTTGCAACGCTACTGCTCGTCGTCACTGTCGTCCTTGCGCTCGCCACAGGCACGGAATCGATATCGCTCGAACGCGCGTTTGGCGAAGATGGTCTCGATCGGACCATCCTGGTCGACGTGCGCCTTCCGCGTGTCGCGCTAGCCGCGTTGGCTGGTGCGGGTCTGAGCGCAGTTGGTGCTGCGTTTCAAGCGCTACTACGCAACCCGCTTGCCGAACCATACATCCTCGGTGTCTCGGGCGGAGCCGCGTTCGGCGCGACGACGGCCATCGCGCTGGGCCTTGGCACCGCAACGTTACTTGGTGCGGCCCTGCTTCCCGTCGCGTCGTTCGTCGGCGGGCTGGTTGCGACGTCGCTCGTCTATGGGATTGCGCGCAATGCCCGCGGAGGAACATCGAGCACATCGATTCTTTTGGCGGGCGTGATGGTCAACTCGATCGCCGCTTCGCTCATCACGTTTCAAAAAGCACTGGTGCCGCCATCGCGCGCACAACAGCTCCTGCGATGGCTCGTGGGCTTCGTGGATCTTCCACATCTGCCATCCCTGCTTGCGGGAACTGTCTACGTGGCTCTTGGATGTGCCGTGCTGCTCCACGACGCAGCACGGCTCAACGTGCTCTCGCTGGGTGACGAAACGGCCGGAACGCTCGGCGTCGATGTGCGGAGACTCGAGCGCCGAATCTTCTTCGCGTCGTCATTTGTCGTCGGAGCGATCGTCAGCATGACGGGACTCATCGGCTTCGTGGGGCTCGTGGTGCCACATGCGGTGCGCCGGCTGATTGGATACGACCAAAGGCGCGTGATGCCGGTGTCCATGCTGGGCGGAGCCGTCATGGTCGTGGGTTGTGATCTCGTCGCGCGCCTTGCGTTTCGTACGCTCGGCACGGAGCCCCCCGTGGGCGCGGTCACCGCACTCATTGGAGGACCAACGTTTTTGGTTCTGCTTCGTAGGAATGCAGGTTGA
- a CDS encoding type III pantothenate kinase: MLLVVDVGNTNISFGVFEGTVLREHVRCESARNRTADEYAVLVRQMLALRGLDHARIENAIIASVVPALTDTTVEVVRRGFGREPLVVGPGIKTGMAILYENPREVGADRIVNAVAAYEWAKGGVIVVDFGTATTFDCVTPKGEYLGGVITPGVQISADALFSRAARLSRVEIALPPKVVGRNPVHSMQSGIVYGYAGLVDGLCTRLIRELDYPCRVIATGGLARLIAPQTTSIEETDDDLTLTGLRLLFERNNSNTKAASRGGTDV; encoded by the coding sequence ATGCTGCTCGTGGTCGATGTCGGCAATACGAACATTTCGTTCGGCGTTTTCGAGGGGACGGTGCTGCGCGAACATGTGCGATGCGAGAGCGCACGCAATCGTACGGCGGATGAATATGCGGTCCTCGTCAGGCAGATGCTCGCGCTCCGAGGGCTCGATCACGCGCGTATCGAGAACGCCATCATTGCGAGCGTGGTGCCCGCACTGACGGACACGACCGTCGAAGTCGTCAGGCGTGGGTTTGGCCGAGAACCTCTCGTGGTGGGTCCCGGCATCAAGACGGGCATGGCGATACTTTACGAGAACCCGCGCGAAGTAGGCGCTGACCGCATCGTGAACGCGGTCGCCGCGTATGAATGGGCCAAAGGCGGAGTCATCGTCGTCGACTTTGGCACGGCAACGACGTTCGACTGCGTCACGCCCAAGGGCGAGTACCTGGGAGGTGTCATCACGCCCGGCGTGCAAATCAGCGCCGATGCTCTGTTCTCGAGAGCAGCAAGGCTGTCGCGCGTGGAGATTGCGCTTCCACCCAAGGTTGTCGGAAGAAACCCCGTGCACAGCATGCAATCGGGCATCGTCTACGGCTACGCAGGGCTCGTAGATGGACTCTGCACGAGGCTCATCCGCGAGCTCGACTACCCCTGTCGCGTCATCGCCACCGGCGGGCTTGCGCGGCTCATTGCACCTCAAACGACCAGCATCGAAGAGACGGATGACGACCTGACGCTGACGGGACTTCGCTTGCTGTTCGAACGAAACAATTCGAACACCAAAGCTGCATCTCGTGGAGGCACCGACGTTTGA
- a CDS encoding class I SAM-dependent methyltransferase, translating into MTDIVLPGLDAYVEAHTQPRPEIFDELRTVTYGSMKSPHMQVGRVEGTFLEMLCALMGARRVLEIGTFTGYSALCMARALPDDGELVTLDIDPEATRIAQSFFDRVSYGKKIRIVLGDALTSLRALPTTEPFDLVFLDADKERYVDYYELVLPMLRKGGLLVADNTLWSGRVLAPVAPSDIAITRFNDAVTADARVQNVLLSVRDGMMLARKL; encoded by the coding sequence ATGACGGACATCGTACTACCGGGACTCGATGCGTACGTCGAAGCCCACACCCAACCTCGTCCCGAGATCTTCGACGAGTTGCGCACGGTGACGTACGGCTCGATGAAGTCTCCTCACATGCAGGTGGGGCGCGTCGAAGGGACGTTTCTCGAGATGCTCTGCGCGCTGATGGGAGCGCGCCGGGTTTTGGAGATCGGAACGTTCACGGGCTATTCGGCACTGTGCATGGCGCGAGCGCTGCCCGACGATGGAGAGCTCGTCACGCTCGACATCGATCCCGAAGCGACGCGTATTGCGCAATCGTTTTTCGATCGAGTTTCATATGGAAAGAAAATTCGCATCGTGCTTGGCGATGCCTTGACGTCGCTGCGAGCGCTCCCCACGACGGAGCCGTTCGATCTCGTGTTCTTGGACGCCGACAAAGAGCGGTACGTCGATTATTACGAGCTCGTACTACCCATGCTGCGGAAGGGCGGACTGCTCGTCGCGGACAACACGCTTTGGAGCGGCCGCGTGCTGGCTCCGGTTGCACCGTCGGATATCGCCATCACGCGTTTCAACGACGCGGTGACTGCCGATGCTCGCGTCCAGAATGTTTTGTTGTCCGTACGCGACGGCATGATGCTCGCGCGCAAGTTGTAG
- a CDS encoding NAD-dependent epimerase/dehydratase family protein, translating to MKIAATGITSSVGRRLCEIARERGDEITGLVRDPNRLDARSLERLGVRIVAGDVCDARAVAEVARGADVLVHAAAAVGDGVDPAEMQRVNVDGTRVVIEAAAEARVAHVVYLSSTAVYGRPDRGRVTEAWPTRLIGMPYEDTKALAERIAFERGRELGLSVVAIRPPIIYGPYDRNFMPRALSMLKRRMVLLIDGGRAPLNLVWVDHVIDVVLAAAARRDLGGEAFNVMDQVDERPPSVREVFETIARAAELPPPRIRLPYSAAMALAKTLEWGYSAAKSKKTPPFTPFVVKILTRDVIYDSSKAAAELGFTPRMTSLAGVARFAALLGGITSPHDRSKG from the coding sequence ATGAAGATCGCGGCGACGGGAATCACCAGCAGTGTCGGCAGGCGCCTTTGCGAGATCGCGCGGGAACGTGGCGACGAAATCACCGGACTCGTGCGTGATCCGAATCGGCTCGACGCAAGGAGTCTCGAGCGCCTCGGCGTGCGCATCGTTGCGGGGGACGTGTGTGACGCACGGGCCGTCGCCGAAGTTGCGCGTGGAGCGGATGTGCTCGTGCATGCGGCAGCGGCCGTTGGAGACGGCGTCGATCCTGCGGAGATGCAGCGGGTGAACGTCGACGGAACGCGTGTCGTCATCGAAGCCGCGGCCGAAGCTCGCGTGGCGCATGTCGTGTACCTCTCGTCGACGGCGGTTTATGGCCGTCCGGATCGCGGTCGAGTGACGGAGGCGTGGCCAACGCGTCTCATTGGAATGCCTTACGAAGACACGAAAGCCCTAGCCGAGCGAATTGCGTTCGAGCGCGGGCGCGAGCTGGGTTTGTCCGTGGTCGCCATTCGCCCGCCGATCATTTACGGACCTTATGATCGAAACTTCATGCCTCGAGCGCTCTCGATGTTGAAGCGTCGTATGGTTCTTTTGATCGATGGCGGTCGAGCGCCGCTCAACCTGGTGTGGGTCGATCACGTGATCGACGTCGTGCTTGCTGCAGCGGCGCGGCGAGATCTGGGTGGCGAAGCGTTCAACGTGATGGACCAAGTCGACGAGCGACCGCCGAGTGTACGGGAGGTTTTCGAGACGATTGCGAGAGCGGCCGAGCTTCCGCCACCGCGAATTCGGCTGCCGTATTCAGCGGCGATGGCATTGGCAAAAACGCTCGAATGGGGATATTCCGCCGCAAAATCCAAAAAGACGCCACCGTTTACTCCATTCGTCGTTAAAATTCTGACGCGCGACGTCATCTATGATTCGTCGAAAGCGGCGGCCGAATTGGGTTTTACGCCGCGAATGACGTCACTCGCCGGAGTTGCTCGTTTCGCGGCGCTCTTGGGTGGCATTACCAGCCCGCACGACCGTTCCAAAGGCTGA
- a CDS encoding flippase-like domain-containing protein, producing MAEASTSSPAVSSSGTSARRRVWRTILPFVVALGLVGFVLSRLDLHAFLGHLKRVSSPFFFPAVILFVVGLCAADSLATVLIYRASVANIRFRDFFILRGASYLPSILNHHLGQAFITLALSRIHGAPLARVAGATLLVYASWMGCILGLACVAILLVGKPMVWLALPLGAGIVYLVVLALRPAPLVRIRLLAPLFEAGVTGHLRALVARLPHLAVLFLGTWLPFWFFDVRIPVEAAFTYVPIVMVAVTLPLTPQGFGTRDVLAATFFEQYAPHPTSADRLAAIAACTTAWGIAITLVDIIFALALLRLLPMRLTDVNAEAPPGEQSG from the coding sequence ATGGCTGAAGCTTCAACGTCAAGTCCAGCAGTATCTTCTTCGGGCACGAGCGCGCGTCGGCGCGTTTGGCGCACCATACTGCCGTTCGTCGTCGCGCTGGGGCTCGTCGGCTTCGTCCTGTCGCGGCTCGATTTGCATGCTTTTCTCGGGCATCTGAAGCGGGTTTCGTCGCCGTTCTTTTTCCCGGCAGTCATTCTTTTCGTGGTTGGCCTTTGCGCTGCCGACAGCTTGGCAACGGTGCTCATTTATCGAGCATCCGTGGCGAACATTCGATTTCGTGATTTTTTCATTTTGCGCGGCGCTTCGTATCTGCCGTCGATTTTGAATCACCACCTCGGTCAAGCATTCATTACGTTGGCTCTTTCGCGCATTCATGGCGCTCCGCTGGCGCGCGTCGCGGGGGCAACGCTGCTCGTTTATGCATCCTGGATGGGTTGCATTTTGGGGCTTGCATGTGTGGCCATTCTTCTCGTGGGAAAACCAATGGTGTGGCTTGCGCTGCCGCTCGGCGCAGGCATCGTGTATCTCGTCGTTCTCGCATTGCGCCCGGCGCCTCTCGTGCGAATACGCCTTTTGGCTCCGCTCTTCGAGGCTGGTGTCACGGGTCATCTCCGCGCGCTCGTGGCTCGATTGCCGCACCTTGCCGTGCTCTTTCTGGGCACGTGGCTCCCATTTTGGTTTTTCGACGTCCGCATTCCGGTCGAAGCGGCGTTCACGTATGTGCCGATTGTGATGGTGGCGGTCACGCTGCCGCTCACGCCGCAAGGTTTCGGCACGCGCGACGTGCTCGCAGCGACGTTTTTCGAGCAATACGCGCCGCATCCAACGTCGGCCGATCGATTGGCAGCGATTGCCGCATGCACGACGGCTTGGGGCATTGCCATTACGCTCGTCGATATCATCTTCGCGTTGGCATTGCTCCGCCTTTTGCCCATGCGCTTGACGGATGTGAACGCCGAAGCGCCCCCTGGAGAGCAATCAGGTTGA